The genomic window CACATAGTccctatgatgtgccaggcatcatgctaaatgctttaaaataatatctcatttgatccttgcctatgagataggtgctattgttatagCAAGGATGCTCAATGACACCCAGGATCATGGAAAGAGACAGCCTAGCTGGAGTGATCTCCAAAAAAGCTAAGCCCTGACTAGTTACAGCAGCCAGCTTATATACATTTTAGGACTGAGGACAAAGACAGTTGCCCTTCCTTGGTTAGAAACAATAAGGGGAAGAgccaagaagaagaaaggggagggaatgaaTGAGACTAGATTCTGGGAGATAACTGTGGGTATGTCAGACTTCAGAGAatagggaggagggggaaactcagAGAAAAGACAAGTCTTAATATTCTGCCTCTACACTATTAAGATCCCCATTTTActatggaggaaactgaggcagacagtgattaagtgatttcctcagttatatatatatatatatatctatgtatataaaatatttattatacatattatatggtcatatagctaatacatttgtgagtctagatttgaaatcaggtctttctgacttctatTCCACTGTACTAGCTAGTTCTCTTATTAACCTTCAGTTCTATTCATGGAAATAAGAATTGAGGTCCAAAAGAGGACCTGCAAATATGGAGAAACCTGCCTTGTCAAATATGGTTTTGCCCAGTTCTCCACTGTTTTAAAGGTGCCTGACTCCCAGtctgttggggttttttggttGGTGAACAGTATTGGAGCCAATTCATATCAGATATTCTGACACCATGCTGGGGATTCTGAAATGCTCCACAGAATGTAATAGAAATGGGCAGTCAATGGTCCTGGGGCTGTGAGATCATTGGACAAAATGGAAAGGCCAAAGGATTTCCTATCAAGAGTCTTGGGAGGAGCTCCAAGTTTGTTACTAATTCTGTAACCTCGAACACAAAACCtcttgcagttttttttttttcatatatcaaATGGGAAGGGCACCTGCcctctctgcttgcctcagttttctttttcttgagtaCTCCTGTACTCTTCAGATCCTAAAGACACTAAAGAGATGTTCACACTTGCATAGCCTCAGGGGATTAATTTAAATGGGAATTGCCTAAAGTTAGACTGTGTTGACTGGGAGAGGCAGAGACTTAGACAAAgataggagtggggagggagagagatagaaacagagacagagacaaagatagagagacagacagaaatgcACAGAGTCaaaaagtcagagacagagatacacacacacagaggcttgttttaagggaaagaaagatgcTAGAAGACTACAGAGAAAGGCACATAGGGAACATGTTAGAGGGCAGAAATCTATCTAGACACCAAAAATGCCTCATCTTCAGCCTAGACACTGAGGCTGCATCATGATATGGGCTGGGTATCTGTTTGTCTGGGAACCCTCCCTGCTTTCGCATATCCTCAAACTCTGGTAGCAACAGTGGATGGCATCATCATCAATATTAGTTATCCAATCAAGAATGTATTAAGTACTTCTGAATGCTGggttataaagaaagacaaaaactcaGTTCTTGACCCTAAGaatttcacaatctaatggggaaacaacatgaaaaaagagTACATAAAAGATATTGATGACCTTGTTTTATGGAACCACcaaatttgccttttttcccttagAAACTTAGTTTCATGGAAGTCTCCTACTGAcccttgtcttagactgaacaatagaccttcaagtacccaaagatctcagcctagatagaattagtagataAAATCAAATCTTAAGcatccttttgtcttagaagttacTCCCATTGTATCTAGGCCTCTCACAAGTGGTCTAGCCCCTGGCTGGAATCCTCTTTTCATTGTCTCCATGTAAACCAATCAATCCTCCTTCCAGTCCTTTATTCTCTAAAAGGTATagaagaccccaagttcttcagctcTTTGGAAAATTCCATTTTGAGGTGCATTTTTCTGGAGTcagtgttcccagagtccccGAGCTCGTCTTGGTGTGGTATTTTGTGCATGACTCTGCGTAGAGACCATTGGAGCattgtctccctctttccaaTTGAAGACTTGTTCTTTTTAACTACTTTGATGGTTCTGtatttttcaaggttgacaatATATAAAGTGTGAGTGGAAGCTAATCTCTGCTCTTGAGCCCAGCTCTTAACCAGAACAGTTGTAGTCTCAGAGAGTTGGCATTTTAGAACGTTTCATGTCTGACTGCCTCTGCTGTTCCCAGAGTCTGAATGTAGTGTGTCTTTTATTCTCTGTGATGTTAGTAAGTCTACTTTCATCTACCATTTGAGAGTAAACTCTGTTTAGGTCACAAGAAGATGAAGGAGAGAAGAATCCAATGTGATGGAGACAGATATGCAGGAGCCATTGAGACAAATTATGACTTAATGTTATCAATTTTCTTGCCAACCAGCAGAAAACAAGAGGGAAGCATCTTATGAAGCTGAAAGACAAGGGATCATATAAGTCATCTGCCAGCTGGTGCCAACAGACTTGGATTGGTGTCTTAAAGCTTGTTGCTTTCCTCAGTGATTGCAATCTGAAGAACTATTACACCCAGTGAGAGCAGACTCAATGGTACAGTCAGAGAGGACACAATGAGTAATGATTCCAAGGTATACCCAAGCCTCTTCTTCCCTTTAACAATCTGTTATTGTTCTCTTGTGCCATGATAGATCCTGTttttctataaagaaaaaaaccctggttactcacatggaaaatatttgtaattcttaaagaGAGCATCAGAAAGGATAATGATAGGTTATAAATAGATGGGCATTAGTAGATATAGTAGGGGGAGGTCtgctgtgaaagggaattctttattctctttgtctgttttgaattaatcaaccaaaaacttaaacacccctactaacattaagtaagggagttcacaaatcacttatTTAGAGAGccccacccttttaactcaattaGTCAGAAATGTgtaaatcctttgataagagtttacaacctcagaggatgagaggttgGTCCCACAGACACTACCCCctggcagtgctaggcaatttggaagctatgattaGCCCCTGTGAAGtggagaaagggacaggaagtgctatggaaaaaggactattaaaaattcctgaacttcctgtccaaaggGTCTTCTGCTTGGGTCTTTGGCATGAATCTTTACCTTGGAGCTTTGGCTGGTGACTTGCCTCTTGGAAGGTGGCTTTGGACTTGAACCTTAGCTTCAACTtgggactttggctcttggactacTTCTGGTAAGAATGCTCcaggattttctcctttggagtttgtcttggGTAAGTGAGTATCTGACCTTCCTTTcttgacttctggagagattggatATGGAGAGGTCTTATACTCTTGGATGAGGCTGTGTGCGTGGAACCCCCCTTAATTTACCACCTAGTCCTCTGGATGAGGGTTATCAAGCCCTGCCACTTTGCTCCAGACATTaaagcaacatttagtgtgatagactagacattttctctaccttctttttCATATTACTTTACTTATACTCTTTCCACCCCTTCATAAATAAACTACtgaagtcattttgacttgagctataatatttttaaattggtgaccacattattattttaaaattctcatatatttagtcaagccctaaatttaattccttacaatgcattattgttattactataagTAGCAGAAGAACCAGCAATCAGAGTAGCAATCATGGTTGTTATATGTGGTATAAGAACAAACTGTCAATGCGAACAATCCATGTAGCACAAGTCACACTGTTATAAGGAAAATAGATCCAAAGCAGAATGGGTTTTTCAACAGAAGAGTAATAAGACTAATAATTTCAGGAAACTAATAAGATCTTTGACATCAGCTCAtgatggggggaaaggggagaagaggatGCAGTTCTTTCCAAAAGATAAAGCAAGGGTGATGTTTATGTTTAGGATGATGGCACATTCATtgcataatttctttttaatcttaaaCTTTATGTTGttaaaagataaagagagagagagagagagagagagagagagagagagagagagagagagagagagagagagagagagagagagagagagagagagagaaatttcattcaaCATGGGAACATATCCAGCTGCACAGTGAATATAGTGCTGGACCTGGATTTGAAAAGATGTGAgctcaaattcagtctcagatacatattatttatttattatttatgtgaccttgggcaactcatttcaTCTTTGCcagcctcaattttcccatctgtaaaatatgaataataatagcacctacctcccagagtttttatgaggattgtgaatcttaaaacttctcaaactataccttagaagatttggttaagcaaattcccctattgtaacaatgtgagaacttttaaaattactccaccctgctcagacagtgccttaggggaagataaagttgtaaactcctgaaggaacaatgaaaaagttccTAActcatagtaaagctagaaccttaagctaggtctatttttaaatgtattgcaaaagggtgctaagtacctataaagattaaattaatcactaaaagatcaagcaacttacaaaaggcaagcttagcatgaggtgtgaagttttagtctacccagagaaggtgataacaaaagaagatgtgaactaagaatggtcagtccacgggaaaatgtctactgtgactggtagatgtgaaaatttaggggaggtgacatgagagaaatttctctttaaaaggagctggctctctgaacttagtggaagttcggactagttggagctcggactagttggagtagctgggtctctgaactcaatTCAGGAGTTAacgatttcagtgaaggactggagttttgcttcggacaaatcttgtggtgagtggataaaagactgactagtttCCCTttttaaggctcaggcctaggccatttggcctaggcccttcctactatttcctcttactctgtctctcccttcccttaattccttcatttgtattaattaaaatttccataaacccagctgacttgggtacttttttcatatttgggaattttcccatggcaaccacttatttttgattaaaatcaagacaccaaaattatctttacagttttggcaattcacagtcttgaaaaccatatttttgtgtCACAGGATCAAGTGAGATACTAATTGTTAAAGTGCcataaaatattagctattattattattattattattatatgcatAAAAAGAAGCAACAAAAAAGTGAAAAGGTTGGCCTTCTATCCATTGTCCTCTCTAAGGGAAGATAAATGACTGGTTTGACTTTTTAAGTTTTCCTAACATGATTGAATATTCAATCAGGTATTTTGGGGTTAGAAGATGATGAAGATAGTATAGTCTAACCCAAGTTTGATGCAAATGAAAGCACTGAGGTTCACAGAGATCAAATGTCTAGCCTGAGGTCGCATAGACCACTTATGACAGAGCTGACATTTAAACCCATGTGTCCTGTCTCCCAGGCAGTTCTCACTACAGTATACCAAGCTGCCAGTTGTTTGGGAGTCATATAGTAAGGTGCTGagttccattcttcctttcctaGGACCTGGGTTCCATTGCAACTGTTAatttatgtttgttttattttgctccCAAAGTAGCTGTATTTTCTCAATGGTCCACTGGACACCTAAATATAGGAGGAAAGAAATTCATATTCAACTATGTGCACTTCATTTTTCCCTATGTGCTAATATCTTATCCTGCTTTAGCATCCCAACAGGAGTTCAATGCAGCAGGTAAATGAAGCAAAACAACAACTCCCAAGAGGGTTTTCTTCTCTTGGGCTTCTCTGACAAGCCCCAGTTAGAGACTATTCTCTTTGTGGTCATTTTGGTCTTCTACATCCTGAACCTTGTGGGGAACACAACCATAATATTAGTGTCTGGCCTGGATCCAAAACTCCACACACCAATGTATTTCTTCCTTACCAACCTGTCCTTCCTAGACCTCTGTTTCACCACCAGCGTAGCCCCACAGTTGTTGGTCACCATGAGAAGCAAAGACAAAAGCATGAGCTACGGTGGGTGTATAGCTCAACTCTATGTGGCTATGGGGTTAGGATCTACTGAGTGCATTCTCTTGGCTGTCATGGCATATGACCGCTATGCAGCAGTCTGTCGCCCCCTCCATTATGCAGTCATCATGCATCCTCAACTCTGTCTGACACTGGCTTCAATAGCATGGCTCAGTGGCCTAGTCACCTCTCTGATCCAATGTTCTCTCACCATACAGCTGCCCCTATGTGGTCACAACCGGCTTGACCACATCTTCTGTGAGGTGCCAGTATTGATCAAGTTGGCCTGTGTGGACACCACCTTCAACGAGGCCCAACTCTTTGTGGCTAGTGTAGTCTTCCTTGTTGttcctgtctctctcattctaaTCTCTTATGGCTATATCACTCAAGCTATATTAAAGATCAAATCTTCAGCAGGGCGTCGTAAAGCATTTGGGACTTGTTCTTCTCACCTGGTGGTTGTAATCATCTTCTATGGTACCATCATCTTCATGTATCTCCAGCCAGTCAAAAGTCGATCCAATGACCAGGGAAAATTTGTCTCCCTCTTCTACACGATAGTCACTCCTCTGTTAAATCCCCTCATCTATACTTTAAGGAACAAGGATGTGAAGGGAGCCTTAAAAAAGTTGATATTGGGGAAAGTTATTGGATAATAAAAGTGTTGAGGAGTGGGCATGGACTAAAGAAGACATTATTGCTGAAGCTGATTTGAAATCCCAGGGAATTTCTACTCCTCTATGTCTCTGCTTGTTCCTTTACCTCTGTCACTCCACATCTCTTTCTCTTACTCTCCTCCCCAATCTACTCTTCTCAAATATACAATAGAGTTCTATATCTTGTGTACATATACAAGATATATGACATTGGAGAGGATacaattcccattttttatttcaaaagacaagctacatttattaattttaaaaacattttccccaattacatgtgaaaacaatttttaatattcagtttTTAAGTTTTGATTTCCATATTCTCCCACTCCTTTCCACCTTCCTTCCTTAcacccttctcctttctctgtctctgagatggtaagcaacctactatagattttatatgtgaaatcatggaaaatattttcccatattagttatttgtggaagagattttaataaaaagtagaaacaaaatgaaatatagtttgcttcagtttacattcagactctatcaattctttctcagtGGGAAGATGGtatttttccatcatgagtctttAGGACTGTGttgggatcattgcattgctgagaaaaaCAAGGTCATTCAtaattgtttattaaaaaaatattactgtcactatgttcttctggttctgctcactttactttgtatcaattcatgtaagtttttccactttttccaaaattaatctgcttgtcatttcttatagcacaataatataccaccacaatcatttaccacaatttcttcagccattcccaattgatggataaccccataatttccaattctttgctgagTTGAAaggagctgcaataaatatttttgtacaaataggtacttttctcttttttttttctctttggaaaacTATAATGGATTAAAGTATATGTtcaattttagaatattttaagcacttcctccctccctgtcccctccccccaccatctGTGAGATCAACCTCTCATTCTCTGAGGGTGTAAATTCTTAaaagattcacaagtttctgactgattgaatCAAAAGTTGGAGCTCTCTgagtaaatgacttgtgaactcttacttgatggctaacaaagttTTAAGTAGGGGTTTCTTGATTGATTAGTTTAAAACagacaaagagattaaagaattccctttcacaagccccactgtgatcctttgggagacatCTTCCCAATTTAACATTTAACATAACCATTTtgtacctctaaagatcttctaacttaaaggtgcatacaatattgcactttctaagaggaaattacaattgttggagataagagggaaataagagagagagagcaaaagcaATGTTTGCTGTCACAGGTTGATATCTCTGAGTCTATAttagataaagatctgagagccCTCCTCAGAGGTCAAATTCTCATGATCTGTCTGAGAATGGGGGTCTGCCTTCTTTTAGTTTACCATAACAAGGTTGCTGACCATTCCATGAACCTTGGATGGTGCTTGAATCATTATCTTACCCAAGTGCCTATCTGCATTTCTTGGAAATATTCTCTCACCCCATTTCTTAGAATCCTAATCTTGCACCAGGTGTTATATATCTACCATCCTTGTTGCACTTTCCCAAGGATTGTTTCAATGGTATGTCTTCATTCTTTGTGATCTGTACCTTTAAAAATCCTTAGTTCTGAAATAAACTATATTTGTCCAATACCAGTGGTCAAAACCCTCCCGACTCCAAACTGTGTCCTTTATattttgattcttatcttttcccttacCCTTACCTATAGGCAAGGTCTCAATAATTTCCACCTTTGTTAATcctctattattttcctcattcctcACCTTAGGAACCCTGGTCTCAGTCCTGCCACCTCCATGGGGGCATTAAcagtttgctaggcacattgacaaaaagccaattgggagcaattccctttggcataagagtttacattcggaataaatgatatgttcaattctattcagttcaatcaattacaacCCAACATTCATTCTGgttcttctgatgcagtgtagatttatttatggcactttctccaagcattccactttcttgattcaaggagttagcaagcttctttttcctggaatttctctcaaaaaatttaagttagattttatgaaaattatacaaaactgagttacctagctaccTATATAACAGAAGTTTGCTGACATGCATAGTCATTTGCTATCATTTTGTCATATTATTTGATcaatctattatttttaaaacatgtaaCACCTCTGCTTTAAAGCAGAAGTTAAAACTAGGTACATTCAGGAACTAGTCCCCATATATGGCTTAAGTAGGATGTTCTTTTCAGCTTTTTATGCTTTAATTCTTTGATCTTATTCTAGGTTCTAAGATAATCAAGGGTTATTTTCTGATACTTCCatgtaaattaataaaaatatccaatctttcttattaattaatcaatcagttttcatctcttttacaaaaaaaaaaaactggagaaatCTCTTTAATCAAATAGCTTTTTGTTACATATACCTTCATCTCATATGTTTAAACAACGCTTGTTTTATTGCTATACaatatcaccaaccaggaagtcctcgacagagccaactccaccagcatcgaagtcctggtcctcaaagcccagctacgatggtctggacacatcatccgcatggacccacagcgaataccaagacaggtattctatggggaactgtcagctggactcaggaaacaaggccgaccaaagaaaagattcaaggatcagcgaaagtccaacttgaagtgggctggcatgacaccaaagcaactagaactcgctgcctctgacagaagcagctggcgagcccacattcaccaggccgccgccacctttgaagatgagcaacaccgacgtcttgccgctgcgtgtgaacgccgacaccaggcgaCAACCagacctcccgtaacaactggcgtcccatgcccgtgtgccacagactgtgcgcctcagcctgtggactccaaagccacatgaggggacaccgtagatgataatgcacaaagacagtcgtcattctcggtcaccgagagactaccactactaatgTACTATTAGCATATTAAACAATAAAAGAGATATTTAAATGTTAGTAATGTATCCAATTTAAGAAGGCAGATACAAATTTGTAATGTAAAATATACCTTTCCCTTTTATTGTTTAAGcctatctgataggtgtgaaatagTATCTCAGattcattttgatttgcatttctctcattaataatgttttagaacatattttcagataattatatatggctttgattacttcatcccaaaactacctattcatatcttttgaccatttatcaattagggaaagCCTCATAATTTTACAAATTTGAAAAAGTTCTCTATACAATTTAGATATGAAACTTTTTTCCCAAGAAActcttataaaattttccttCAACTTATTGCTTTACTTCTTGTCTGAACTAGATTGCTTTTATTTGTACACAATttttcaaagaactggaaactgaagtgatatccatcaactgggaaatgactagACATTGTGTTATATGCTTGTAATAGAATcctattgagccataagaaatggcaaacaagatgtttgtttaaaaaaaaaaaacaacaacccaaccctggaaagagttatatgaaatgatgcaaagtgaaatgactgCAAATCAGGAGAATTCTGTATCTAATAACAGAAATAATGTATTATGTTCacctgtgaatgacaactattttgaagaaggcaaggatccaagataactcTAAATATGTTATGATGAAAGAAAGGTTATCCACTGCTATGCAAGGAACAAGCTGAATGTAGACTGAAGCATACCGTTCTTCACTTTTTTctccctgaattttttttctagtacaaggaatatatatgtagatgtatATCTTGTTTCATGATATGACATGACAACATGAAAGGAGAAATATTTATACGTACACACATAATCTTATTGTTACCTTTAGTTTTTACACAAGAAACACTTTAAAATAGATTAAACAAATTGCCCTACAATGTGCCACTCATAAGACAGGtaagcaaacaaaaaatagtTATGGATTATAGAACAGCTCAATTTTAACTCTGTGGTTTtgttgtaaaatgaagatcagggggcagctgggtagctcagtggattgagagtcaggcctagagaagggaggttctaggttcaaatctggcctcagacacttcccagttgtgtgaccctgggcaagtcactgacccccattgcctagcccttaccactcttctttcttggagccaatattggctccaagatggaaggtaagggtttttaattaaaaaataaataaataaaatttttaaaaactgaagatcagtctttcaaagttgagtCCATGGTGTCAAGAATGACCatatgtaaaagttaaattagtctgtagtgatagaaatattatattttgaggtttattaaggattattagaaatcaaggatacaaaataataaccatgcTTGTGCCCaggggctgattagcccattcaaagcttacttactacatcattgcaatggccaaGCAGAGAGCATGGggggcattactgccagttaaatactcattgtgatctcacccaggtggagactcaggtgagattatagggaattttgggaaataccaaggacttctggggattgaagtctagggttcaaatctccatttttacacccccCTCCAAGAGCCAAGGAATACTACACTCTCCAATAGGTCTTGTAAATATACCAACTTTGaaaatacaataatttgaggataagaggaaaagagaacagaaccaataattgctaggcacactgacaaaaagccagttagggggcagtcccctttggcataacagtatatatacaaataaatgttcaatcaaccacacccaaagttcattcttgatcttcttgtgcagcttgtggtctgtggaggcatcttcatggtgtcttctccaaacagttcagtttctggattcagagaggtagcatgtttcttaacctaaaataactctcaaaaggaatttaaactttgcaatttaaaataaaaatatttatacatttctcccctgaagagggtgattgaaaaacacagggatcacttatggatgcatggctgagttatgaggtatgtgaatcaattggcaaaagaaagaaaaaatattttaaaaaatccaaataaaaaagataatttctggatgaaatatagactatcaaagtcttatgtgtaaaaaattataattaaaggaaaaataaatctataacaagtccttgaatcagggcccagttAAAATGAtgtaagcaattaagcatttacccagtcagtagccaggattacagaaagtTGTCAcaatatgaaagacagaataagggacaagattataggagccaggtaggagccaaatttgagatacttgtctgtaaatattttcacagagtgtggatacaaggaaggcctacatcttaatgtatgtcaggcatcacaacctcaagtctcacacaaggttcaagtccttagtattggtttagaagtgcatcaatccttcctggattggtttcttctttttttattcgaCCAGTGAGCTCTTCTTGCTCTTTTCAGGTTAACctcctttttttgtattctcttgtcttggaatcagacagaatcattaagcaaagtcccataattttttgaacaattaatggcatcatttctatagtctcaagctttgggggcatgcattgacattatagcaaatatatttaaaacttatattactgcaaaatcaaaaaaagttaaagaaaatcttaatactggtgacatgtgc from Monodelphis domestica isolate mMonDom1 chromosome 4, mMonDom1.pri, whole genome shotgun sequence includes these protein-coding regions:
- the LOC100031312 gene encoding olfactory receptor 2G6-like produces the protein MKQNNNSQEGFLLLGFSDKPQLETILFVVILVFYILNLVGNTTIILVSGLDPKLHTPMYFFLTNLSFLDLCFTTSVAPQLLVTMRSKDKSMSYGGCIAQLYVAMGLGSTECILLAVMAYDRYAAVCRPLHYAVIMHPQLCLTLASIAWLSGLVTSLIQCSLTIQLPLCGHNRLDHIFCEVPVLIKLACVDTTFNEAQLFVASVVFLVVPVSLILISYGYITQAILKIKSSAGRRKAFGTCSSHLVVVIIFYGTIIFMYLQPVKSRSNDQGKFVSLFYTIVTPLLNPLIYTLRNKDVKGALKKLILGKVIG